The sequence cttcttttttatcatttaaaagcTTAAATTTGAGTAGCTGGCCCATTATCTTACCATAGACATACATTCATGCATAGGTATGAGAAACCACATCTTCggtgaattattaaaaaaaaaaccacaacttCTGTGTATTCTCAATCTAAGATATTAAAAGGTCTTGATTCCTATATACAATTAAGATATTATTATATGGTCTTGATTCCtggttacattctaaaaaataaaaaatgtattgaTAAGACCCACTTTATGATTTATGAACCACTGATTTATGATCAAAGGCTGATATGAAGTTGGGATGTATTAGGCACCCACTGTTCGATGAACTGGTCTTCTAGATTATGGTATCCATAGTAATGTCATGCaatcatcaaaatttttttttatccaaatgTGTTACAAGCAAGAAAACAATCCGtagcaaaatcaagaaaatgtgTCACTGCCAGTGGCCAATTTCCTACTTTCAGCTAAAACTACATTAGGCACTGTCAAAATTACAGCTTTAATGTTATATTGCTGCATTATATTATGCATGTCTTCAATGATGTTTGCAGTCCAACAAGGCCAATGCACTTTGTTTCTCCAGAATTGTTATATTGCTGTATTAAATTGTCTTCAATGATTTCACCTGGGCCACTGCTCTTTTTGTTTCTCCAGAACAGGGGCGgctctacccaaaaaaaaaaaaaatatatatatatatatatatttattatatatttataatatatatatatatatatttgtttaatatttttagacaccCTAACTTAAATCTTATACACCCTTACTACAAGTATTTTTAATTCTAAGAGTATGAGTAAGTGTTTGTGAACTGTAAGTGTcactctttattataaatttatattatgtgtgagtgtgtctaatattaattgtgtacattactttttattataatgttatttgtgtgaataatgatgtgtgtggatatttGTGTActgtataaatataatataatatagttttatataatttaataattaggaaatagagagagtttattatatgtgtgtgtattgttatcatgttataataactttttgttataaagtcagaaaaattgtaaagttagtgattgttcatgcatttaattttttttttttgggaaggatTCAAGCATTTAATTGGTTAAATAGACATAtagtatattattttatgtttgaatGAGTGTGATTATGtgcgtcaataattaatacagaTCCAATAAGTTAAGTttattcatttagtttaaaatatttttataaaaacaataacaaattaatagataataacaatggcataaaaataaaaatgttggacaaacttaacaaaataaaatagtcatAACTATCCACATTGGCAATAAATACTTATAATGAACTATCGtgtaacaattcaaaatttgaaaatttgtagaagaaaattataaaactttattttattttatttttttgtcgataacttctctttttattaaaaaaattttaatttaagtttcttaataacccctaaacaaaattcaaaattcctGGACTCCAGAATTGTTGTATTTCCTTGCAGCTGCAAGTACAATAATCTTGTTGCAGGCCATTTTCTTCGACTTGACCATAGCTTCTCGGACAAATTAAGTCAACcattaagggtttttttttttttttttttcgggtgCCCATTTATGATTTATCTTTATGATGAGGTGGTCCAAGGCAACAAGGCAATAAGGCAATATCTCTCTTAAATAAAGCGTTCACAAATTCTTCACACCAATGGCACGACAAGCACTCAAAGCTGCACTCTCACGCATCGCTGTTTGTGTGAATTTGTGCAGGTCTATGCCAACATAATAATGTATTCACACATCCCAACTTATATTTGAACGTACATTGATTCACACATCCCAACTTATAACTACAGAACCAACGCCCTTGTAATTTAATAATacttttccaaatttttaagGAGATTATTATAGGTGCACAATTAACGAGGATTCATGGTGTTAAGAATTAATGCTGATGCTAGTATAATGTCAGTGTTCACCTCAATGCGGTGGATAAATGGGTAAGTTCAGGATAACAAAAGAACTCTGAAGTTAgaatgcaaaaataattttacaaaacttCTTTCTGAAGGTAACCATGGACATGACCATCCAGGGTTCCCGTATGTTCAGTTGCATTAACAATGATTTCCTCTATCTCACCCCCTCAATAGTATCAGCACCTCGTATATGGTCAGCATTGAGCCACTGAAATTGCTTTTGTTCAGTACATTATAGTGTGGTCACAATGCTATCTAAATTAACCTAGGTCTATCTACCTGAAGCCTGTTCACCTCTTACCACGAGATCCAGAGCCAGACCTTGGACCTGGGTATCGTGAAAACTGCAGCCGCAAGTAACTAGAATCAGCATCATTTTCATCCATTTTATAACCTGTGCAATCCAATTCAATCCAAATATACAGTAAGCATATCGATGAATTTTAGATAACCAGTTACATAGGTAAATATATCAAGCAAGAAATCTAATCCTAGATTTTGATTGCCCACCTAAGAGCAATGATTAGTCAGTCAATCTTAATCACAATTTCCAGACTAAATTATTCTCTAGTCGAAGCATACACGTAAACTCCCATGCCCCCATACCCTATTTATGCCACTCAtgctagaatatatatatatatatatatcatgaaaACTTTACAAAGAACTTAGCAGACATTCTAGACAACCAGGCACTTATACAAACAATTGTTGGGTAAATAAATCAAGCAAGGAGTTACATCATACATTTTGATGGGTCCACCTAAAAGCAATCACGTTCGTAACTGTAATTTTGATCACAAATACCCATCTATAGCATTCATTGGCAGACAATTCAACATGTAAAAATAAGCTTCTGTGCACACATAACATTCCACCCTATTACACCTCTCATGCTTAGCACAACAtccttgaaaaaataatttttaacgTGATCagataaaatactaaaatcctGAGACTTTGCAAATATACAAAGAAGCACAGAGCAGACACTATATTATATTGTCTTGATTGCCTGATCACAACttgacaacattttttttttttttttttggattgataAATTCAATAATTCGAAAAGGGAGGGGGCATTTGAACCCTAGAAGTCTCCATTGGAAATACCAGGAGgtgctagttgagctacaagggtCTTGGCAACTTGACAAGAAAATACAATgataaaaagatgaaaataatTCCCCCAACATTGGAACTATAAGAGTGAAGAAGAGCAAAGTCATCACCTTGCAAAGCACTCATAGCAGTTGCTGCACAAGCTGGATTTACAAAATCCACAAAACCAAGGATGAGAGGATCTCCACCACGCTGGATTATGAATGAATCAGTTTAGTATGAAGAAGTCACTCTTCTGACAAATTATGACAGTGTGACAACCCAAATCAAACTAAGCAGCCCAAATGGATTACAATTCAAGGTCCACTTACGTGTTTGGATTCTTTGCTCACAAGTCTCACTTCTTTATATCCAACAAAAGGGCGGAAAATATCTAAAGATCCGGTAAAGGAAATGTTAACAACTAGATCAAAAACAGTCAAGTTTGACAATTAAAAGACTCAGATGAGGGAACAAAGATCAATGTAATTTCTTAGCAGGATCAAAACACAATTAAGGATACGTGCCACCTCCCTCTTTGAACTGTCAGGAGGAAGTCCTTCAACATATAAAGTGTTGGAAGCATCTGGAGGTAGAGATTGTGTTTCACGACCCCGCCTAGTTGTGTCCAGTGGAAGCTGACTACTAAGGCTAACATTTCGACCATTTGGTGCTAGATCAGGACCAACAGCCCCAGGACGACCCAACAAAGCAGGATCAGCTATTGGGAGACCAGGCATTCCAGCACTAGAGATCCTTCCCAACCCAACTCCACGAAGTGTACTTGCTTCTCCAGAAGCAAATGAAGGAAGTTGCTTCAAAAGCAATTATGATGAACTTTTAGCAGACATATAGGTGAATGCATGAAAGAAAAAGTAAGCACAGCTTATAGGTTTATCAGGTTACCGCACTCTGGAGATAGCGGTCATAAGCTGATCCAATTGTTTTTGTGTCCTTTACTGCCTGATGACCACTGCGATCATCATCTCGTGCTAGATAGTTATGCATCTCATGACCTGAAGGCAGCCCAGAAGGCACAAGATctgcaaaattataaatacagaTGAACAGAATTCTTGAACTCAATGATCTGTCTTAAACAAGATGCAGATATACAATGCACCAAATTCTTAAAATTGTTCATAGACACACCTGTACATACATCAGCCATACTGaaagaaggtaaaataaaagttaaaaaaataggaAAGACCAAATCCAAGAACAGAAGGCGccttttatttgatttgtagATTTAGATGAACAGGAGATGCACAGCCTAAAACTTGAAACATGATAACAGAAGCTAACTTTAGGTGTGGGGGCGGAGGATTAATTACAGTAGAGGGAGAATACAATTTGATAACTTCAAGAAggttaatttttagaattagtTTTTGATGTGAATCAATTATTATCTACATTAGATAAACAACGTATTAGCCATAGATATGGACAATCTGGTGGGCTTCTTTTGAGCCAATCACattttgagagagttttggccaaaaatagtGAAACACTCAAAATTGACAATCTTAGCAGTCAATGCATGCTATGTATGGCCCACAGCCGACatcagaaaaaaagaaaataacgaTGATTCACAGAATATAAATGAAGGACAAAACACAATGTGGTATAATCATACTAGAAGAAGCTCAggatgaaaattttagaaaagataATCTAATATTTGAGTAAAAGATGCATTAGGAAGAGTGGCTTGCACCCTGGAACCAACTTCAAAATTTTTCCTGATATGGAACACTGTCATAGACTATTAACATGTAACAGCTGATCACACAAACTAGAAACAAAAGGTAGAAGCATTTCTTAAAGATGTACTGTCGTGGGAATTTTTTATCTGCAAATCAATGCTGTGAGATGCTCAGATGCAAAGAGGTCACAGAATATCTAATacgtgaaaaagaaaatgacataaAGAGCAGACCAAACATTGAAGCAATAGAAATGGTTGCAAATAAATACAATACAGCTcaacatataaaagaaaaagaaaaaaaatcaccagAATCACTAATGGTTAAATGGTTTGTATCTGTTCTGACATGTCTCGGTATTGGGAATGATATGGTTATTGATATCAAACATCcctaaactaaattaaaaacgAAACAAATGACTACCTATGATATTTTtctacaacaacaacagcatTTGGAATGTAAAGGGATTTACTAAAGATACCCAAAGGTTTTCCTGGCTAGAGGCGAGTCCAAAGAGCTCTTCTTTGGAAAGGTTCCCTAtgttatcaccaaaaaaaaaaaaaaaaaaaaaaaaaaaaacaaaaaagggagcaaaacaaaacaaatattaagggaaaatgCAGCCATACCCCTCCAACTTTGGGTCGGTTTCAAACTAACCTCTTGAGGTTCTACATTTTACATTCTAGATCCCTAAATTCATCACAACAGTAAAATTGCTCCTTCCATTCCATTCCGTTAGTTGAATGGACAGAAAGTACTGTGCACCACATGATTACAAACGTGTGCAACAGCCCATTACCAGTTCCTACAACAAAATGGGGGAGTTAATGAGGAGAGATTGCAGCTCCACACCCCTGACCAACCTTACTCTCACAGCACACCCTCAGCCAAACCCAACGCAAGCTCCCACCATCAAACCCTTCTCACACAGCAACTCTCTTCCAACTAACAATCCATAGCAGCCCCAAATCATAACACAATGCCACATCAAGCAGCCAAAGCAACAGACCagcttttctaaaaaaaaataaataaataacaagacgaagaagaagcaaCAGACCAGCGCAGCCACCCTTGTTGCAATTCCCATGATAAAGCCATTGCCACAAACATACTTGTTTTTTGATAGGCAAATCATTCGATTAATTGCCAATGTGCTACagcagaaacaaaaacaagccAGACCCAATTAAACCTCCACCCAAATCTactaactcaaacaaaaaatatccaATCGCCACTGCTggccaaacccaaaaaaacaccCATATTGCCAAGACCACAGCAGCCCTTGTAGCCAAACAGCCCAAATCCTCAAACCATTAGTTGAAATCCACCACTTCATTGAGAGCCTATCACGCCAGCAAGAAACCTAGCCCAGTTAACCGCCACAATGCTGTTTTTGATAGGGGTGAGGCTGACCACTGActagagagactgagagaggcgggggggggggggggggggaggagaaaaacaagattagatgagaagtaaaaaaaagtaaatgaaaggAGACAAAAGCAgcaagaagaagagagaagaaacatTGATGCCAATGGCGATGAAGAGGAAGTCGATCAGGCAAACCCCTCGCCAAGCACCCAAGACCATAATAAACACCCAAAACTTGCACAACTACCATCTTTCCACAAAAGCCAAATTGCCACCATGAAGCAGAGGCATCCAACAGAGAGAAAGTAATGAAGTGgacaaaggagagagagagagagagagagagaagctttTGACATAGGTCAAATTGGGGAATTTGTCTTTGTACTTGTGGTGAGTTTAGATTAGGAGAATTTGTGGATCTAGGGTTTAGAATTATTGAAGAAAAGGCTATGGAGTTATGTTAGGAATTAAAAAGTGGATTGATGAGTTATTTGATAGCTATTTGATAGAAGAAAGTATGTGGGTTTTGATAGGTAAAAGAAATGGATTGATTTGGGACTGTaaggcaaaagaaaaaaaagaaaggattttATGGTGTTTAGTGATGCGGGCTGAGACCCACTAGGTTGGCAAAGTCAAAGATTCAACCAAATGATAAGATGGATAGTTCTAGGATGCCACTCAACTAGAGGTAGCGGATGCCACTCAATGCTACTAATCACAGATGCCACTCAACGTAACCAAGTGACACACTTGATTGTTAGGAGGAATCACTCAACTCCAAAGCAATAACACTTGCAAATAATTATCCATATTAAATACTCCCTCTCTCCTTGTTTCTGATTTCTCATTGATATTTATAGGTGAATACATTTCATGGGAGATAAATGCTTACAATTAAATGCTAGACAACTCCCTAGATTGGCTTCAAATCACCCTATGATAAGATTATTACATTGGAACAACTACCAACAAGACTCATAATTAACTTTGACTGaataataaagataaataaaagaCAACTGGACTTATAAATAAATGACACATGTCGCTACCACAGAAGTTGCCACTATGCTCTTGCATCATTTAGTAGCTAATGAACAGTACATGTGAACGAtaccacaaaaaaagaaaagaaaaaaaagagggaagagaaagggagaaataAACGCATTAAGGCCAACATGCTTAATGctcaaaatacttaatatttttattaacatcAACTCTTCTTTGATTCCATTGAGTGCgcgcgtgcacacacacacacatatatatatatattagaaaaaacCAAACCCAGTACACCAACAGTGTACTAAGAGAGAAGTACTATCAAGTCAAAAAACAATGATCAAACAAGtgtaagagagaaaaacaagggGAGAGAAAATAGCTGCACTCCAATCCAACAAAGTAAGGAGGAAAAAGGCTTTAATTTCTAGGATATTTTgttcacatccctcaaaactCCTAGAATTCCTTTCTTGCCAAAGATACCATATAATGCAATGTGGCacaaccttccaaaaagcaatATTTCTATGCTTGCCGAAAGACCCCTGCCAAGCTGAAAACATAAACATATGAATGACTGTcattggcataacccaatggaGGCCAAATAAGCAAAACACCATATTCCATAGCTCCAAAGCTATAGGACAATGAAGAAGCAGGTGATCCACAGTCTCCCCACATTTTTTGCACATGCAGCACCAATCCAAGATCAACATACATCTCTTTCAGAGATTACTTATAGTTAGGATCTTCCCTAGAGCAATAGTCCAAGAGAAGAAGGCTACCCTAGATGGGACCTTTGAGCACCATACCATCTGCCATGGGAATGATATGCCATTCGTTCCCAAAGTTGAAGACCAAAACCCCTCCATCCACTACCTGACTTCCCTTCTGGCACTATGATGGAACCCCTACGCCGCCCTTTCATCACATCTTAAATCAACAAATAGGAACCATTTGCATTTGAACCCTTATGAAGGATGAAGGCTGTATTGCTCTCTCTTATTAATCTAACAAATTGACCATCATTCTACATTGATATCAATTCCTCAATGTTATGCACTAACCAGTTAGCACTCTCCTTGCCCAAAAAGATTGACCGCAACGAATCCCTGCCTCTTTCATATATGCGCAAATGCAAAGGTGAATCTGTTGATCATCTTTTACTGCATTGCTCTATTGCTTCAGACTTATGGTcaatgattttgggtttgttgggAGTTTATTGGGTGATGCCAAAATCTGTTGTTGAACTTTTGGCTTACTAGCAAGGTTGGTTTGGTTATCATCGGAATGATAGGATCCTTACAGGTGAGAATTTGAGGGTTAGAGGGTTGGATTTTGTCTACTGGTGTATCATGTGCCGTAGTAATGGGGAGACGGTGGATCATTTGTTACTACATTGTGGAAAGGCTTATCGGTTGTGGAGTTTGgtgtttagatcttttgggttttcttgggtcttgccaAGATCGGTTGCGGATACTCTATTcggttggtggaattggccCAAAAAGCATTtgtctagcatttggaatttagctccATTATACttgatgtggtgtctttggagggagtgAAATAGGAGGACGTTTGAGGACATGGATAGTTCGGATGACCAGCTATTGGCCTCTTTCAGTGGCACTTTCTTTGACTGGTCTAGGGAAGGGagactcacctctagtgattctctccctatGTTCCTTAGCTCTCTCCTGTATACTTAGTATCTTTTCTTGTCTTTATCTTTACactctttcttttccctttgtatttttctctctgccttatgtttttctgcataaggtagtgttcttgaatataaatctttattacctatcaaaaaaaaaaaattatcggAATGGTCATATTTGGATGGTTATCCCCCATTGCCTGATATGGTGCATctggagggaatggaatagcACGAGTTTTGAAGACACCGAAAGTTCTATGCCTGACCTCAAATTgttcttttttagaactttattgGATTGGTTGTCAACCACGAGGAacctttctttattttctattgtttatttattagatTTATGCAATTTGTGTAACTGATTGTTTACCCTAGTATACTTCCTATAAACTTGGGAGACTCATCTTCCTAATTTATACAAGTTTATTACTTatccataaatatatatatatatatatatatgtgcaacAAGTAATAATTACCACCCTCAACCAAGAATTCAAACGATTTTGATTCAATGAAGACAAAAAcagaaccccccccccccctcttcccATCTcatcagggaaaaaaaaaaaaaaaaaagagataggaaaaaaaaacagtgaaGCCAAAAAATGTGAGAAATCTATGGCTAATTCGAGGTAGCCAGACCTCATTTATGACTAATTCGAGGTAGTTAGGACTATGACTAATTAAGGACCCTTTCTTAGaatcaaagaaattaaaacCTACAATAATTATGATCTCCTAGAAATTCTATACTTAACtatattaccaaaatacccttaatttgAAAGGATTACAAAAGCTACAAATTTTCCCTGGATTCAGAATGACCCTACCTTgttaaataaaagacaaaaatgcaaattgcaaCCCTAAAGTTtgggtaattttgattttgcccctaacatttaaaaattttgattggcaGTCCTCCCATTAATGGTTGTGTTGATGTGCTCATTAAGTGAAACCTACACCTGCCACATGTATTAGACTATTAGTTTGTCCAATCAAATTATGCCATGTCAATTAAATGAATTAATCATGTCACATCACTTaaataacctaaaaaaattaaaataattctatacacacacacatatatacatatataataaatgcATACAATAAATTAAATCATTCCCAACATTTTCTCAAAAGCACTTTTTTAGCATCGAAACGGAATTTATGTAGTGAAGAACGAAGAATCAAagaaaccaataaataaataggtTTACAAACACATACTATTATACTAAATAATCTTGCAAACAGCCAAACATTAATGAATCCCATATCACACAATACATCAGAATCTTTGGCAAATCTTATAGATTGCTATCACCTCACTTTCTTGTCTCACTTTCTCTACCCAATTCTCTCTTACCAAGGCCTCCAAGCCACTTGCCACCGCCATCAACAGCGGTGGCTCCAAaatttctcctctctctccaaAGCGAACCATCTCTAGATTGATGTCTTGTGGCATGTGGGTCATAGACTCGTGAAGTAAAAGTCATGAGGCCATGGGGATGAGTGAAAGAGTGAGTGGAAAATGATGTTGCAGAAGCACATGGAGGCGTGTGGTTGCCATGGGAAAGACCTACGAGACGGATGCTGTCCTTCTGAATCTTAAAGCTCCATGTTCTCCTAGAACGTTGTCATCCTCAACATCTCTATGAAACCCGGCTCAAATCCCAGATATTTGTCTCTATGAGCTTTGATTTTTAGGTTGGAGAGCCTAGATATATGATCATTCAAGCTTTGAGTTTTAAattcccatctctctctctctctctctctctctcttgcatgGTTCTCTCTTGCCGTGActggtatttttatgttttgattcCTCTTCCTACTTGGTATGGTAGTTCTTAAGTCCTTATATTTGTTATTCTAGGAATAGGTTTATTCAGAGTAATAGTCCTAGGAAAGCATTTAATAAAATCCTATATAAAGGCTATATTATAGTCAATAACATTGATAGAGAgattgattttaaataaaattccaGCAGCTTATTTTAAGCTTTAAGGGTGTGATCCCCTACCTAAATGTGATTGCTAAGGAAAACCAAGGCGTAATTGCCTAGTGTTTTATCCATCTTATTTCTTGTTCTATTCACTGTTTTAACACcaaacaaccatcaacataTTCAAGATTCAATCTTTTCTTTCCCCAATCCGTTATAAACATCAATCTTTGTTCAAGCACCCTATAAGATCTTATCAAGCAATCTAATATAGTACATTGGGAATGACCGAATTATAATGACAAAATCACATGCAGCACAAGATTATATACATTATATATAGATAGTGACAAAATCACAACGCTGGTTTTTGTAAGCCAGATTGTGAGGCACCTAGTGATgttaatgcataaaaaattttgaacgcACTACAACAGAATTAGCATTTAGctgagtttttttcttttacaagcaaagagtttttcagttttcacaaaTGCTAAAGAAATTGAACATTATAATGAATTTGAAAAGACGAACCGTATTCAGAACGAGGTCGTTTAAGCAAGCCGCCTGAAGGTAGTAGAGGCGGTTgatgttgctgttgctgttgctgctgccGATTCCAATAGCCATCCGTCATTTCTTGTATCTgcaattgaagagagagagagagagagagagaggtttagTTTGTGAGAAAATGAAATGGTAATTAGGCAAAACAATACCCTAATTTTTGAGAGTACCTTTTGGGTTGGGTTCGATGAAACCCTAAGCTGAAAATGCAAAAGCACagtctctttgtttctttctctctcgaCTGGATCGCTATGCGTTTTgttatgtgtttgtttttttttattttttggggctGAGAACAGAAAAGTTTCTCTTTGGTTTTTGGGGGTGGTACTGTCTGTGTACACACTGCCACTATCTCTGTCACACGCAATTGCGACTGCTAGGGGCCTTACTTCTTCACTTCGTTGGTACTTGGTACAACCAATTGTGCCCCACCATGTCATGCTTAATTACTTCGTGGCAACGTGTGATACTACTATGTGGCGCCTGACCCTGTAGGTGCAAGCGCGGCCCGTCCCCTTGAATTTTTGAATACTCGGATCAGAAAATGTAAAAGAGTCTAGGCAAGCCTAGTTCGGtattaaaagtttagaattattcatttttaaataataaggTAGAATACTATATCATATTTTTGGTGCGATTGTTATTTCGtaaatataagtgtttgtacGGTGTAGGGAATAAGAGTCGGGATTTAAGTTTTCAGAAGGAACTTTACgcacatatatatttagattaaacATTTAgactagaataaaatttatatcttgtaaaaaaaataataaataataagatataattttttttttccaaaaaaaaatctattttgatcATGAGCCGAGCTCGAGCTCATAACCAAACAAGATTTTATGTTCAAGTTTAACTCATTTTCTTACCGAGTAAGTTCGAGTTTATTCAAAAGTTACTTAATTGACTTAttctttaaatataaataaataaatatatatatatatatatattgtgaaattatAACTTAAAATGTTTACCTCTTcacaattttatgattttttactatgaaactatGAATAGACTGTTTATATAATCAATaagtaacaaattattatttaatatcaTATAAACATATAGATAAACTTATACAATCAAATTtcagatatatataaatatatttttagacaaatatacatataaaattgttatatagttaaataaagttaTCATGTTCACGAACACATTACTATGTTTGAATTTAACTCATATAATAATCGAGTCTAAACTTAAAAGCTTAAACTTGGGTTGTTTTCtaaacaaatgaataaaaaaagtttttttttttttcttccttctgaGCCTAGCTCAAGCTGTTCATAAATAGATTGGTTCATTTACAGCACTAACTTtgaccaaaaattattttggtcatttaagtTTGAAGTTGATTATTTTAGTCCAgtaactttttccaaaaatcattttagtgcTTTAAATTTGAAGTTGGCCATTTTAGTCTAGTAACTTtgctcacaaatttttttagtcCTTTAAGGACTCACTTAGTCGGATAATGTTGTAAAAACCACTCAAAACTACTAACTTATAGGACTAGAATGATTTTTGGGGAAAGTTATTGgactaaaatgataatttttaaacttaaaaggACTTAAATGATTTTGAGGTAAAGTTATTGGGCTAAAGTGACAAACTTCAAACTTAAAGGattgaaatgattttttggGCAAAGTTAATAGTGATAATTgcttgttttgctaaaaataaaccTAAGATACTTATTAGGATCtcctaaaaaatttgaaactcaagcaaattatcaaaatacccttGATTCACAGGAATTGTAAAAAGTACAAATTTCTTTCAGAATATAAAATTAACCATAACTAATAAAAtgaaacccaaattaaaaattgttttaaccCTAAAAGAGTCAAACTTAGACCATTAAAATGAAATGACCTTCACTTCAATTGGACTTCTAAGGAGGACCCAATAAAACAATTCTTGAATAGGTGATTTTGCAAAGTAATAGCATATCAATCTTCCATGACTTCATCATTCTCCTCTGATTAGAAGGAACTTGACCTTGAGTTTTAAAGTGTTGAAGTATAAGAACCTTCAAACTTGAAACTTGCATATAAATTCTTCAATCCCCTTTGGAATCATCAAGAATAAAG is a genomic window of Quercus lobata isolate SW786 chromosome 2, ValleyOak3.0 Primary Assembly, whole genome shotgun sequence containing:
- the LOC115975050 gene encoding RNA-binding protein 2-like → MTWWGTIGCTKYQRSEEVRPLAVAIACDRDSGSVYTDSTTPKNQRETFLFSAPKNKKKQTHNKTHSDPVERERNKETVLLHFQLRVSSNPTQKIQEMTDGYWNRQQQQQQQHQPPLLPSGGLLKRPRSEYDLVPSGLPSGHEMHNYLARDDDRSGHQAVKDTKTIGSAYDRYLQSAQLPSFASGEASTLRGVGLGRISSAGMPGLPIADPALLGRPGAVGPDLAPNGRNVSLSSQLPLDTTRRGRETQSLPPDASNTLYVEGLPPDSSKREVAHIFRPFVGYKEVRLVSKESKHRGGDPLILGFVDFVNPACAATAMSALQGYKMDENDADSSYLRLQFSRYPGPRSGSGSRGKR